TCGCTTCCAGACTCATCCCGGGCCGCCCCATCGAGGGGTCGCCGGCTCGGGACAGCCCCGGGAAGCTCCGCCGCTGATCGCTGCTCCCGTGTCCCCCTGAGGATGAAGAACCGACCGGTGCTGgcggtgctgctgctcctggcgcTGCCGCTCGCCCTcgcccgccgcgcccccgccgccccgccgggccccgcgcTGGTACGGCCGTCGAGGGGGAGCGGCGGGAGGACCCCGGACCCCCGGGAGCACCCGGAccccttcccatccctctcACCCGCTTCGTTCCCGCAGGGGATGCCCGTCCCGGGGCCGCTGCCGTGGAGCCCccgcggcagccccggggccgccgccgccgccgccgcgctggAGCTGCTGCGGGAGGAGGGCGCCGGTGAGGGGCGGGGGGGCTTGGATGGGAGGGTGTCGGTCCGCCCGGTGCCCGCTCACCCGTTTCGGTCTCTTCCAGGTCCCCCCGCGGCGCCGCAGAAGAGTAAGTCCCGCCCGGTGCCGGCGCCGGTGCCGGCGCCGGTACCGGTGCCGCTGACGGGCGGTCTCTCCGCAGGAGACATGCACGATTTCTTCGTGGGGCTCATGGGGAAGCGAGCAGCGGAGCCCGGGcgagcggcggggcgggggggcggcggcCCAGCCCCCCGGTgctccccgggaccccccgctCCCGGAGAGGCCCCGCTGCGGGCGGCCTGAGTGACGGAACGAGCCCCTCACGCGGTTGTGCCCGGTGTCCCGGGGATGGTGGGACCGAGTGCGGGAGCGTCCCGGGCGCCGGCGCCCACGGAGCCGTCGGGAGCGCGGCGGTCCCGCCCCACGCGCGCGTGTCCGTGCACCTGTGTACACCTGGACACCTGTACACCTGGCCCCGCTATACACCCACCCGTGTCTGCGCGGGACACGCGCACATTTCGCCTCCGTGTCTTGGCTGCGCCTCCGGGACCCGCTCgggacagcccaggggatggggatgCGGGGACGGGGCCGCGGGGATGAGCCCACGGGGATGAGCCCACGGGACCACTGGGGCCGGGGTTCGTGTGCTCTTGGCTACAGCGACCTGTCCCTTCCCCACGGCAGTCCCCGTAACTGGAGAAGTGCCCGTGTCCCTTCCCGTGTCCGTAGGTCCGTGCCCCTGTCCATGTCCCTTCCCGTGTCCGTGCCCCTGTCCATGTCCCTTCCTGTGCCCGTGTCCCTTCCCGTGCCAGTCTCTATGTCCCTTCTTGTCCGTGTCAGTGTGTAAATACCACACTGGTGTCCGTGTCCGTGTGCCCCTCCCCGTGTCCATGTCCGTGTGTCCCGCCCCACGTCCGTGTGCTCATGTGTCCGCCCCGTGTCCCGCcccgtgtccgtgtgtcccgccccgtgtccctgtccgtgtgtcccgccccatgtccgtgtgtcccgccccgtgtccctgtccgtgtgtcccgccccatgtccgtgtgtccctccccgtgtccctgtgtccgtgtCGGTGTGTCCGTGTGCCCCGTCCGGTGCCCCCGCTCTGGTTCCTCCGCGCCGCGCGGGGGCGCTGCGGGCGGCGGCTCCCGGAAGGCGgcgcgggccggggcgggcgcggggcgggtcGGCGCCTTTGTGTGAGCCGGGCCGGGATGGTGCGGGGCGCCGGGCGGGTAAGGAGCGACCCCCGCCCGCCACCCCCGGCCCCCGCAGGGCCCCCGcgccgcgcccccgccgccagccccgcgccgcccctctccttccctccccggGGCCTCCCGCCGCCTTTCGTGGCTCCCCCCGGGGTCCCTTCCTGCCCCGCTCCCCGGGCCCTACCGGggaccccgctgtccccccgccCATCTCCTCCCGTTTCTCCCGGAGCAGCTCCGGGACTCCCCCCTTcccgcagccccccggccccccaTCCTCTGCCCGGTTCTTTCCCCTTCTGCCCCATCCCCTCCGCAGGGATCCCCAATTGCCGCAGCGACTGCCCGGGTGCTTTTTGGGCTTGGCAGCGTTTGCCTTCCAGAGCCTTCCCCGCGgcatcttcatcctcctcctcgccCCCCCCCAGCTGCCGGTGGTGTTTCCTGCATCCCTCCCATCCCCGGGGATGGGCTTTGGTTTTTCCCGGAGCTGGGGcagaagcagctccagcccctccaaacTCCCGCTCTTTGCTGACTTCTGGGCTCGCTGTTCCCTATC
This Haemorhous mexicanus isolate bHaeMex1 chromosome 33, bHaeMex1.pri, whole genome shotgun sequence DNA region includes the following protein-coding sequences:
- the TAC3 gene encoding tachykinin-3; amino-acid sequence: MKNRPVLAVLLLLALPLALARPPASFPQGMPVPGPLPWSPRGSPGAAAAAAALELLREEGAGPPAAPQKRDMHDFFVGLMGKRAAEPGRAAGRGGGGPAPRCSPGPPAPGEAPLRAA